Within Amycolatopsis sp. cg5, the genomic segment GGCCGCCGTCACCCGGCCGCGGTTGGACACGCCCGAGGTCAGCGTCTCGGCGATCGCGACGGCCACCGCGGACGGGGTCTGGGTGCCGCCGGGTCCGTCGAAGAAGGCCGTTCCGTCAGCCAGCGCGGGAAAATGCTTGCGTACCGAGGTCACGTCATAGGCCACGGTTTTCAAACTACCCGCACCGGATGCCGGACGACGGCGCCGAAGAGATAGCCCTGGGTGTTGAACGGCGCCACCTCCGGCTGAGTCGCGCCGGTGATGTCGGTGGCGCGGGCACGCAGGGTGTGCGTGCCGGTCGCGGACGGCCGCCAGCGCAGTTCCCAGCACTGCCACGCGCGGTCGTGCACCGGGCCGACCGGGTTCGCGCACCGCCAGGTTGCGCCGTCGTCGGTGCTGACCTCGATCCGCTTGATCCGGCCGTGCGCCGACCACGACCGTCCCCGCAGTACGTGGGTCCGCCCGGCCGCGAACTCGGCGTCGCGCGGAAGTTCGAACGCGCTCTTGGCGACCTGCTCGCCCATGAGCTCGCCATCGGCGGGGTAACCCGGACCGGTGAGCCGGTAGAACTGCGTGTTCCACGGCGAGAACAGCGGCTCGTCGGCGACCTCGATCTGCCCGACCCACTTGATCGACGCGATCCCGATCCACGACGGCACGACCAGCCGCACCGGGAACCCGTGATCGGGAGGCAGCGGCTTGCCGTTCATCTCGTACGCGAGCAGGACGTCTTGCAGCGCCTTCGAAACCGGCAACGGCCGCCGCACCCGCCCGAGGTTCTGGTACTCGGCGTCGAGCCCCTGTGGCAGCACGTCGACGGCGTGCCTCGTGAGCCCGGCACGCTTGAGCACCGTCGCCAGCCGGACCCCGCGCCAGCGTGCGACGCCGATCGCGCCGAGCTTCCACGGCGTTCCGGAGACGGTCTGGCCCTGCTGGCTGGTGAAGAAACTGCGCCCGTTCCCAGCGCACTCGATGGCCGCGGTGATCGTCTCCGACGGCAAAGCCCGCAGGTCGCGATAGGTGAACTCGACCGCGTCCGCGAGCGTGGGCGCGCCACGGAGGCCGGTGCCGAACAGCTTCAGGCGCCAGGTGTCGGCGTCGATCAGCGGCGTCGAGGTGTGGTCGCGGACGAAGAACCGGTCGGTCGGGGTGAGGTAGCTGCCCGCGAGTGCTTCCCAGCGCGTTTCCGCGTTCGTGCCGTAGACCTCGAAGAACTCGGGCGGCAGGGGTTTCACGATCGGGCTCTCGGCGAGCGCGGTACCCGGCAGTGCGGCGGTGGCGGCGACGCCGGCGGAAAGCCGGAACAGGGTGCGCCGCGAGAACCACTGGGCCGCACGCACCTTGCCATAGGTCAGCTCGTTCATTTCGCTCATTGTGTGGACGCCGGCGTGCGCGTCCACTGTGTCCAGCTGCCGGACACTATTGCGGCCAGTGGCCCGTTTCCGCCAGTTCGAGCACGAGGGCGGCGATGTTCCAGGCATCGTC encodes:
- a CDS encoding sulfite oxidase; this encodes MNELTYGKVRAAQWFSRRTLFRLSAGVAATAALPGTALAESPIVKPLPPEFFEVYGTNAETRWEALAGSYLTPTDRFFVRDHTSTPLIDADTWRLKLFGTGLRGAPTLADAVEFTYRDLRALPSETITAAIECAGNGRSFFTSQQGQTVSGTPWKLGAIGVARWRGVRLATVLKRAGLTRHAVDVLPQGLDAEYQNLGRVRRPLPVSKALQDVLLAYEMNGKPLPPDHGFPVRLVVPSWIGIASIKWVGQIEVADEPLFSPWNTQFYRLTGPGYPADGELMGEQVAKSAFELPRDAEFAAGRTHVLRGRSWSAHGRIKRIEVSTDDGATWRCANPVGPVHDRAWQCWELRWRPSATGTHTLRARATDITGATQPEVAPFNTQGYLFGAVVRHPVRVV